The bacterium region GCCGCTGCGGCCACCACCGCTGCCACCGCCGTAGCCGCCGCCGCTGCCGCCGCTGCGACCGCCGCCGCCGCCACCACCGAAGCCGCCGCCGCCGCCGGTGCGCTTCGGACGGTCCTGAGCCTCGTTCACGCTCAGGTTACGGCCGTCCATGCTCTGGCCGTCGAGGGCCGAGATCGCGGCCATGGCCGCGCTGTCGTCCATCTCCACGAAACCGAAGCCGCGGGGCCGGCCGGTCTCACGATCGGTGATCAGTGCCACCGAGTGCACGGCGCCATGCTGCTCGAACAGCTTGGTCACCTGGTCCTCGGTCGCGGAGAACGGCAGGTTACCCACGTAGATCTTCTTCATACTCTTCCACCTCGGATGCCGGCTACCCGGCGTGCAGAAGCACCTGAGGCCGCCGGCTATCTCCGGTAAACCCCTCGTGCTCGATACTGATCCGGCGGTCTGCCGGACCACATCCCCCGACGGTCGGGGGAATCTCGAAGCCCGGCGCGAGGCCGGGGATCACGCATTCAGACGGCTCCGGGGGGACCCTGGGGCCTCAGCCCGAAGCACGGGAAGGATACACCGGATTCTGGGAATCACCTAGGATTATCTTCCCACCCGGCGTCAACGCTGTTGACTCAGCGGACCAGCGTCAATTTCA contains the following coding sequences:
- a CDS encoding RNA-binding protein encodes the protein MKKIYVGNLPFSATEDQVTKLFEQHGAVHSVALITDRETGRPRGFGFVEMDDSAAMAAISALDGQSMDGRNLSVNEAQDRPKRTGGGGGFGGGGGGGRSGGSGGGYGGGSGGGRSG